TCGCCCGAGAACATGAAATCGGCCTGAGAGTGCCACATTTTGCCGTTTCCGACCGACCGGTCCGTCGTTGACGGGCCGGAGTGAACCGTGGTAACAAACTGGATGCAGCGGGCGCGCGCCTGCCCGGCCGGCTTGGAGCCCCTCGGGGCGACGGGACCGGCAGACGGACGGCGCGCAGGCCCGAAGAAAAATCCACTCTCTTTCCGCGTTGTCGGGATGAGCTTCACTCTTGGAGGAGGAAGCATCATGTCTCTCGAGCAAGCATTTCCCCAGCTATACGGCAAAAAGCACGGCTACATTCGTCGCCTCGACGTGAAGGCCTTTGAGCGGCACATGAAGTCGTTCAACTTCATGGACCGGTATCACCGCGTCAGTTTCGAAGGCCTGGAAAACGTGCCCGAAAAGGGCGGCGCCCTCATCGTCGGCAACCACGGCCCCGGCGGATTCGACGCGCCGTTTGTCGTCAAGCACATCTACGAAGAGCGCGGCCGCGTCGTGCGTGCCATGGCCGACCGCGCCGTGTTCAAGCTGCCCGTCTATCGCTACTTCGCCCAGCAGATGGGCATTGTCGAGGGCAATCGCCAGCAGGCCATCGAGATGCTCAGCGATGGCAACCTGATGAGCGTCTACCCCGGCGGCATTCGCGAGACCATCAAGCGCCCCGACCAGAAGTACGAAGTCCGCCCGTTCTGGGGCAAGGCCGACGGATTCGTGAAGGTCGCGCTGCAGGCGGGCGTTCCCATCATTCCGGTCGCCTGCATCGGCATCGACGACATCGCGATCCAGATCCGCACCGCCGAGCAGATGAAGGACTCCTGGTTCATGCGTCGCTGGCAGCAGGAGATGGGCTCCGACAAGTATTCCACCCCGATGTGGATGGGCCTTGGGCCGGGCATGCCGCTTCCGGTCAAGCTCTCCTACTACATGGGCTGGCCGGTCCACACGGGCCACGGCCCCGAGGCCGCCGACAATCCCGAGATCGTCGCCGAGATCAAGGAGCGCGTGATCGTCGAGCTCGAAAAGCTCATCGAACACGGCCTTGCCGAGCGCGAGCGCGGGCGCCAGCGCACCATGCGCGCCTTCGGCATGGGCGGCCGCCGCCTGATCAAGGCCGCCCAGCGCATGGGCCAGAGCGCCCAGGCCGCCGTCGTCCAGATCCAACGCGCCGCCGAGCAGCAGCGCAAAACCGCAGCCTGATTTCTCTCATTTACGTGAGGGTGAAGAAAAGCCCGCCCCCTGATGGGGCGGGCTTTTTGTTTGCCACGGAGAACTCAGAGTTCACGGAGAGAAGACAAGAGAAATTAACCACAGATGCACACAGATAAACACGGATCAAGACAATCCAGAAGTTCCTTCTCTATCTGTGTTCATCCGTGTGTATCTGTGGTTTTAAATTCTGCTCCGTGAACTCTGTGTCCTCTGTGGCAAGTTTCTTATTTCTTCTCTGCCAGCGCTCGAAGGTAGTCGGCGAGTTCGTAGTGACCCGCCGCAGCAGCGCTTTCTGCAGCGGTCCATCCGTCGTGCACTTGTGCAGGATCGGCGCCATGCCTAAGCAGCAGGTCCACGCCTTTGCGGTCCCCGTTGTATGCAGCGGCCATGAGTGGCGACTCAGAATCGCACTCAGCCGGGCCGTTGGCAGGTGCGCCCGAGTCGAGCAAATACTCCATGGCCTTGTGGGCCTCGTTGAGGCTGGCTGCGTAGAGGGCGTTGTTCTCACAGGCGCTCAGATTCAGCAGTCCGTACTCGCGAAGCAGTGCAATCATTGGAACGTCATCGCCATAAGCCGCGACGGCAATCTGCATCGAGATATCAGGGATCGGCGCTGCCGATTCCTCTTTGAGTGCATCCAGCACGACTCGCGCAAGTTCGGTATCGTGCGAACTCACCGCAGAGGCGAACTCTTTCTGCCCGATTGCAGCACCGGACGCGATGAGCAGGCGCACCATTTCCAGATCCTCGCGCCAGATTGCGAACTCCAGGTGAGAGGCATACTTGCTCCGCCCCGAAGGATCGGCACCTTCGGCAATTTGCCGTCGCGCAAGTGCAAGATCACCCGCTGCCACCGCGCCAAAGAGAACGGGGTCACTGGCCTCCCAGGCCTCTCCAACAACGTAGGCTCTTCCCATGCGCATTTCTTCGGGCGTGCAGACTCGATTTTCCTGTTTCTGCGTGCAGCCCGCAAAAGCGAGAAGACTTAGCGCCAGTAGTATCGTCTTCATCACCCCTCCCGCATCCACGGCGGCTTCTTCTTCTCGATCTTCGCATGCACGGGGCAGCTCTCCGCGTGGGCGCCGGGGAGGTAACCGGTGCTCATCAGGAATTCGCCGGTGATTTCGCCGCCGGTGAATTTGAAGGTCTTCTTGAAGAGTTTCACCCACTCGTCCTTCGTAAGCGGGTGGTGGTGGTCAAGCCACTTCTTGAAGGATCCATATTCATCCTGCAACGCCTCGATGCGCCGGGCGTTTTCGATGGTGGCCTCGACTTTCAGGCGGTTGCGGATGATTCCGGCATCGCTGAGCAGCCGCTTCTTCTCGCGCGCGCCGTAGCGGGCGACGGTGGCGATGTCGAAACCGTCGAAGGCGGCGCGGAAGTTGTCCTTCTTCTTGAGAATCGTCAGCCAGGACAGCCCCGCCTGGTTGATCTCCAGAATCAGGCGCTCGAAGAGCCGGTTGTCGTCGCGTAGCGGAAACCCGTACTCGCGGTCGTGGTAGGGCCCGTGGAAGGGATGGCCGGGGGCGAAGTCGCAATAGCTGGACATGAAGAGTTCCTCGAAGTGCTTTCGATCTTAATCAATTTTTCATAAATCGCGCAGCGGCCCCCTCGCATCGAATGGGGGACGAACGGGAAGCACAAGATCAGCAGGACGGGTTCAGGGGAAAAGGAGAACTTCCATGAACCGGCACCTGCTGCACCTTTTTGTTGCCCTGTTTTCTGCGATCTTCGCGCCCGCGCTCGCACGCGCGTCCGCCATCTCCGATGAGCCCCGCATCGAGGCCTGCTCCCTCGAAGAAGAAGCCGACCCCGTGGGCGATCCCGCCTTCTGGGCGCTTCCTGCGTGGGTCGTCTCCGAGGACGCCTGCGGTCCCGAGCCCGGCGAGGAAGAGGGCATTACCCTCTTCCAGAGCGGCAACCTCTTCGACACGGTACTGGCCAACCCGCGTGAGGTGCGTGCCGAGGCCGCGGTCGGACGTCTTTCAGGCAGCCCGACGCTGAGCCGCCTGGCGGGTTCCCATGACTTCTACAACATCGTCGTGTGGATGGGCGGGGATTTTCCGCTGGTTCGACGCGTCAATCACGAGCGCGAGGACGGTCGCATCGACGGCCACCAGATCGGCATCATGCCCATGGCCACGGTGCTGCTCTCTTTCTCGGGCGACTTCGGCGGGGACCTGGTTAACGCCGACTTCAACGGCGGGCTCTACCACAGCTATCGCAAGGGGCCGCTCTCGCTGCGCACGCGCTTCTACCACGAGAGCACGCACCTGGGAGACGAGTTCATCCAGATCACGAACTTCAATCCCAACAACCGCATCAACCTGAGCTTCGAGGCGCTCGAGTTTCTGGCATCCTACGACCTGTGGGACGGGCGGGTGCGCGTCTACGGCGGTCCGGAGTTCAAGGTGCGCGTCGAACCCTCGGCGGTAAAGCGCTGGGAGGGACACGTGGGCATGGAATGGCGCCCCGACCTGAACATCTTCGTGCTGGCCCACCCGGTGATCGGCGTGGATGTCAATCCCCAGCAGACCCACGACGGAAAGCCCACCACCGCGGTCGTCGCCGGGCTGGAGATCGGCAAGCGCCGCCACCACCGTCCGCGGGTGAAGTTGCTGGCGCGTTACCTGCACGGACCCTCGCCCTACGGGCAGTTCCGCATCACCGACCCCAGCGTGGACGAGTTCCTGGTCTCCTTCCGCTGGTCGCAATAGGCAGAGACTGGATTCCCGCCGGTGACTCGCTAAGCTGCTCTCGTCATGGACGAGACAAGTGCAGCACCCCGCGACCTCGCGCGCACCCGCCTGCTGTGGCTGGCCGGGCTGTGCGCGGTGGTTTTTGCGACGCAGGGCTATCGCTTTGCGAGCATCAAGTCCATGACCTGGGACGAGCCCGCCTACCTGATGACGGGCTACCAGCACCTGGTGGACGGCGACTTCCACTACATGCCCGAGCACCCGCCCCTGCTCAAGGAATACCTGGCGCTGCCCAATGCACTGGCGGAGGTCCGCGGCGCCGAGCGCATCGACCGGCGGCTCGACCAGTGGGATTCCTCGGCCATCTTTCTGGCGCGGGCCGTCGCCAACCCGCGCGGTTTCATTTTGCGCGCGCGGCTTGCCAACGTGGCGCTGGGCGTCGGACTGATCTTTCTGCTCGGGTGGTGGGCCTACCGGTTGTGGGGAGTTCCCGCCGGCGCATTGGCGCTGCTCATTGGCACCTTTGAGCCCAACCTCATCGCCAATTCCTCGCTCGTTACGATCGATACCGGCGTCACGCTGGCCCTCGTGGGGGCGACCTATTTGCTCTGGGAGCTCCTGCAAAAACCCACGCTGCCGCTGGTGATCGCCTTCGGCGCGGTCATCGGTGCCGGGCTGGTCACGAAGTTTTCCACCACGTTTCTGCTCATCGGCGTGCTCGGTCCCGTCACCTGCATTCACTGGTGGCTCCAGCGCGGCGAGCAGCAGGGTGAGCCCGAAGAGTCCATCTGGCACGACTGGCGCACGTGGCTGGTTCTCGCCATCGCCATCGCGTTGCCGGTTCTGCTGAGTTACCGCTTCGTGCATCTGGCAAAGTATTTCGAGGGCTTCGCCTACCAGCTCCGTCGCCGCGGCACGCGGAACGAAGCGATTCTCTTCGGCGAGATCAGGCAGAGCGGATTCTGGGACTACTTCATCTTCTGCCTGCTGCTCAAAGTCCCGCTGGGCATCTGGGCGCTCTTCATTGCATCGGTCGCTTTCTTCAGGCGCCGGCCGCGCTGGAGCCTCGTGGACTTCTGCCTCATCGTCGTGCCGGCGGCGAGCATCACGCTGGCCATGACGC
The Chrysiogenia bacterium genome window above contains:
- a CDS encoding acyltransferase family protein, encoding MSLEQAFPQLYGKKHGYIRRLDVKAFERHMKSFNFMDRYHRVSFEGLENVPEKGGALIVGNHGPGGFDAPFVVKHIYEERGRVVRAMADRAVFKLPVYRYFAQQMGIVEGNRQQAIEMLSDGNLMSVYPGGIRETIKRPDQKYEVRPFWGKADGFVKVALQAGVPIIPVACIGIDDIAIQIRTAEQMKDSWFMRRWQQEMGSDKYSTPMWMGLGPGMPLPVKLSYYMGWPVHTGHGPEAADNPEIVAEIKERVIVELEKLIEHGLAERERGRQRTMRAFGMGGRRLIKAAQRMGQSAQAAVVQIQRAAEQQRKTAA
- a CDS encoding ankyrin repeat domain-containing protein, which codes for MKTILLALSLLAFAGCTQKQENRVCTPEEMRMGRAYVVGEAWEASDPVLFGAVAAGDLALARRQIAEGADPSGRSKYASHLEFAIWREDLEMVRLLIASGAAIGQKEFASAVSSHDTELARVVLDALKEESAAPIPDISMQIAVAAYGDDVPMIALLREYGLLNLSACENNALYAASLNEAHKAMEYLLDSGAPANGPAECDSESPLMAAAYNGDRKGVDLLLRHGADPAQVHDGWTAAESAAAAGHYELADYLRALAEKK
- a CDS encoding DNA-3-methyladenine glycosylase I, which encodes MSSYCDFAPGHPFHGPYHDREYGFPLRDDNRLFERLILEINQAGLSWLTILKKKDNFRAAFDGFDIATVARYGAREKKRLLSDAGIIRNRLKVEATIENARRIEALQDEYGSFKKWLDHHHPLTKDEWVKLFKKTFKFTGGEITGEFLMSTGYLPGAHAESCPVHAKIEKKKPPWMREG
- a CDS encoding DUF1207 domain-containing protein, coding for MNRHLLHLFVALFSAIFAPALARASAISDEPRIEACSLEEEADPVGDPAFWALPAWVVSEDACGPEPGEEEGITLFQSGNLFDTVLANPREVRAEAAVGRLSGSPTLSRLAGSHDFYNIVVWMGGDFPLVRRVNHEREDGRIDGHQIGIMPMATVLLSFSGDFGGDLVNADFNGGLYHSYRKGPLSLRTRFYHESTHLGDEFIQITNFNPNNRINLSFEALEFLASYDLWDGRVRVYGGPEFKVRVEPSAVKRWEGHVGMEWRPDLNIFVLAHPVIGVDVNPQQTHDGKPTTAVVAGLEIGKRRHHRPRVKLLARYLHGPSPYGQFRITDPSVDEFLVSFRWSQ
- a CDS encoding phospholipid carrier-dependent glycosyltransferase produces the protein MDETSAAPRDLARTRLLWLAGLCAVVFATQGYRFASIKSMTWDEPAYLMTGYQHLVDGDFHYMPEHPPLLKEYLALPNALAEVRGAERIDRRLDQWDSSAIFLARAVANPRGFILRARLANVALGVGLIFLLGWWAYRLWGVPAGALALLIGTFEPNLIANSSLVTIDTGVTLALVGATYLLWELLQKPTLPLVIAFGAVIGAGLVTKFSTTFLLIGVLGPVTCIHWWLQRGEQQGEPEESIWHDWRTWLVLAIAIALPVLLSYRFVHLAKYFEGFAYQLRRRGTRNEAILFGEIRQSGFWDYFIFCLLLKVPLGIWALFIASVAFFRRRPRWSLVDFCLIVVPAASITLAMTLSWVDRGVRYVLPSLVFMILAGSRVGAIAWESRNRALAAFTGAMALWSVWAGASVAPHYLAYFNEIAGGPEKGPRYFVDSNIDWGQDLKQAGAFLAALPYQPALFAADVFGNPQIRGFYLHARPWTEIAGMPRVKNVPVPPLAAPDLVWVSGTTYYGSGNGIGTLFRDRPAQRQFGHSVFLYDISRSPADYAAIANHYLSFGTREKNIDPRRSALAVLQRCNARFPEDAVCRGMLIAHMKRLGIAPGLEHDPEPAGP